The following are from one region of the Trichoderma breve strain T069 chromosome 5, whole genome shotgun sequence genome:
- a CDS encoding major facilitator superfamily domain-containing protein, which produces MSLPSRCSSCDEPGDPMETTPRVDDGRIPEDNVTPISTRQFWLLCCGVCSGLLLSIIDSSILATSLYTIGVEFQEHSLINWVVLAYTLGYAGFIVSCSTLSDIVGRRNAFAASYILFVSFSIACGFSKHVKWLIICRGFQGIGGSGLYALSMIILTHQCPPQLRQYIGSIIGVVIASAGILGPVLGGIFAEYTSWRWIFWMNGPIGFASLIVFFISWPSKRKMSHTQTTPWKQFDFVGTILGITASILVVFAFQNAGESEPKTWRRPIFIAPLVIGLACWLALFAWGFAIEKWFAQSIAPVFPIELLRNRRYARSMLTTFLLGYPYLLLIFLFPIRMQVVSDKSPLLAGLTLLPMLGTAAIGSMVSGKVNAVKDHLSGTLRCGSWLMGLGFVLLTTVRGPENDARALGFLAFVGFGFGLFTAAATNVISVDVLTRQRASAHGILAQARILGGSLGVAVSTLFLHTEVINRLPDILTLDELAFMEGDMKNLVGDSLEAVKKAYSSAFHKSITTAAVAACLAVLSTAFMSCHIRKRDIEQQLQATVPRDGQQRAVEPLIRLQDVAHLEEPMK; this is translated from the exons ATGTCGCTTCCTTCGAGATGCTCCAGCTGTGACGAACCCGGAGATCCTATGGAAACGACACCACGCGTGGATGATGGACGAATTCCTGAAGACAATGTTACTCCCATTTCTACACGGCAGTTTTGGTTGCTTTGTTGTGG AGTCTGTTCAGGTCTGCTACTATCGATCATCGACTCCTCCATCCTAGCAACCAGCTTATACACAATCGGGGTCGAGTTTCAAGAGCATAGCCTGATCAACTGGGTTGTGCTAGCCTATACTTTAGGCTATGCTGGCTTCATCGTGTCATGCAGCACTCTTTCCGATATTGTTGGACGGCGTAATGCTTTCGCAGCTTCATATATACTCTTTGTGTCCTTCTCTATTGCATGTGGCTTTTCTAAGCACGTAAAGTGGCTGATAATATGCCGAGGATTTCAGGGGATTGGCGGTTCCG GTCTATATGCCTTATCAATGATCATATTGACCCATCAATGCCCACCGCAGCTTCGTCAATATATCGGTAGCATCATAGGAGTGGTCATTGCCAGCGCGGGCATTCTTGGGCCAGTTTTGGGAGGGATTTTCGCCGAATACACAAGCTGGCGGTGGATTTTTTGGATGAA CGGGCCCATTGGATTTGCTTCTCTGattgttttctttattaGCTGGCCCAGCAAAAGGAAGATGTCTCATACACAGACCACACCGTGGAAGCAGTTTGACTTTGTCGGTACCATACTAGGAATCACGGCCTCGATTCTCGTTGTTTTTGCATTTCAGAATGCCGGTGAGTCCGAACCAAAGACCTGGAGGCGCCCGATATTCATCGCACCATTGGTCATTGGTTTGGCATGCTGGCTGGCACTCTTCGCCTGGGGATTCGCTATTGAGAAGTGGTTTGCTCAATCCATCGCTCCCGTCTTTCCTATAGAGCTTCTACGAAATCGACGCTACGCGAGAAGCATGTTGACTACTTTTCTACTGGGCTACCCTTATTTACTCTTGATATTCTTATTTCCAATCAGGATGCAAGTCGTGAGCGACAAGAGCCCACTCCTTGCAGGGCTAACTTTGCTTCCTATGCTAGGAACAGCGGCTATCGGGAGCATGGTCAGCGGAAAGGTCAACGCAGTCAAAGATCATCTCTCTGGGACCTTGCGTTGTGGTTCATGGCTCATGGGTCTTGGATTTGTGCTCCTCACAACGGTTAGAGGACCTGAAAACGACGCAAGAGCTCTTGGGTTTCTAGCTTTCGTGGGGTTTGGGTTTGGTCTTtttacagcagcagcaaccaatGTGATAAGTGTTGATGTTCTGACACGCCAAAGGG CGTCAGCTCATGGCATTCTTGCGCAAGCGAGAATATTAGGAGGAAGCCTTGGCGTAGCAGTTTCTACGTTGTTCTTACACACCGAAGTCATTAACCGACTTCCGGATATTCTGACCCTTGACGAGCTGGCTTTCATGGAGGGCGACATGAAAAATCTAGTGGGAGATAGCCTGGAAGCTGTCAAAAAAGCATATTCGTCAGCTTTCCACAAGAGCATCACAACGGCCGCGGTAGCAGCTTGTTTGGCGGTGCTATCGACTGCCTTTATGAGCTGTCATATACGCAAAAGGGACatcgagcagcagcttcaagcGACAGTTCCGAGAGATGGGCAACAGAGAGCCGTGGAACCTTTGATTCGGTTGCAGGACGTTGCGCATTTAGAAGAGCCGATGAAGTAA
- a CDS encoding zinc-RING finger domain-containing protein, translated as MDHPLTCNNLKCRKQLADHAVVTSCSHIFCSECAKQLGFTQLENQGCNTCPACNAQLAKADSIFFTNLNPTEEYKACILSGLNPSIVMECAGRAVGFWAYQITQNLHYQQHLCKTLQEKYSDLWTRCDQINRDADAKINGLRGKLESMTNSRDILQQKNVELAEALRDKNRKLYQTQELYTQVKRKAELSQIERAAYDAVDNSIRLAPQPATNGEELHGFHSSFHDTNEPVYTLSHGPRFDTTGFATGLSGSNLQRNEREDPWARKRTPSHGLTPETQPYRRTTSGQGRADIFPPNIASNKGLSRGGSIRQPGTNSPGFPQRGSPWASVGLSSGLKSGEPPGQTRVNGPLRDL; from the exons ATGGATCATCCACTCACCTGCAATAACCTCAAGTGTAGAAAGCAACTTGCCGACCACGCGGTGGTCACAAGTTGCAG TCACATCTTTTGTTCGGAATGCGCTAAACAGCTTGGCTTCACACAACTGGAAAATCAGGGGTGCAACACTTGTCCTGCATGCAACGCCCAACTGGCTAAAGCAgacagcatcttcttcaccaaTCTCAATCCAACCGAAGAATATAAAGCATGTATACTCAGTGGGTTGAATCCCAGCATAGTCATGGAGTGCGCGGGGCGAGCTGTCGGCTTCTGGGCGTATCAAATCACCCAAAACCTACACTATCAGCAGCACCTGTGCAAGACATTACAAGAAAAGTACTCGGATTTGTGGACTCGATGTGATCAAATCAATAGAGATGCAGACGCAAAAATCAACGGACTACGTGGAAAATTGGAAA GTATGACGAATTCGCGAGACATTTTGCAACAAAAGAATGTCGAACTAGCGGAGGCTCTAAGAGATAAAAATCGCAAGCTTTACCAGACACAAGAGCTTTATACTCAAGTCAAGAGAAAAGCCGAATTAAGCCAAATTGAGCGAGCAGCGTACGATGCCGTCGATAATTCCATCCGCTTAGCGCCCCAGCCCGCAACGAACGGCGAAGAACTACACGGCTTTCATTCGAGTTTTCATGATACAAATGAACCAGTTTACACTCTCAGCCATGGGCCACGTTTCGATACTACAGGGTTCGCCACAGGTCTGTCTGGATCCAACCTTCAGCGGAACGAGCGTGAAGATCCCTGGGCAAGAAAACGGACTCCATCTCATG GCCTCACCCCTGAAACCCAGCCCTACCGCCGTACAACAAGCGGCCAGGGACGAGCAGATATTTTCCCTCCCAATATCGCCAGCAACAAAGGATTGTCCAGGGGGGGCAGCATAAGGCAGCCAGGTACGAACTCTCCAGGCTTCCCCCAGCGAGGTAGCCCTTGGGCTAGTGTTGGCCTTTCCTCTGGGCTCAAGTCTGGCGAACCACCTGGTCAAACCAGAGTGAATGGACCGTTGAGGGATCTATAA
- a CDS encoding NUDIX domain-containing protein: MSKTNLDLICDTDKFPYSDDQTAEANSLRSRLFKLLWEDEDGQYAIGYVPDWVIDELSQTPEDIRGDMRLNTADRTVELFRTPQTEEERTRAVSALTSYWREKGTFKTLKGWRDELWPVYARKGELLFSVERAAMGLFGTARYGVHMVAYVEDPTAPYGMKLWVPKRASNKSTFPGMLDNTVAGGLMTGEDPFECIIREADEEASLPDPLVRGTAEWVGNVTYIYITEAKYVGEDGYIYPECQWVYNLKLPVDVVPRPKDGEVEEFLLCDVDEVKRDLAAGKFKPNCALVMIDFFIRHGILTEANEPDLTAIKARMHRDLPFPGPHQPDWPGHNSKQSVKAA, translated from the exons ATGTCGAAGACCAATCTAGACCTCATTTGTGACACTGACAA GTTTCCGTACAGTGATGATCAGACAGCCGAGGCCAATAGCCTGCGTAGTAGGCTGTTCAAGCTGCTgtgggaagatgaagacggacAATATGCCATTGGCTATGTGCCCGATTGGGTTATCGATGAGCTGTCTCAAACACCCGAAGACATACGGGGAGATATGCGTCTAAACACAGCTGACCGTACTGTCGAGCTATTCAGGACGCCACAGACGGAAGAGGAGCGAACCCGTGCCGTATCGGCGTTGACAAGCTATTGGCGTGAAAAGGGTACCTTCAAGACTCTTAAAGGATGGCGTGACGAGCTATGGCCCGTGTATGCGCGAAAGGGGGAGCTTCTTTTCAGCGTGGAAAGGGCTGCCATGGGCCTGTTTGGCACTGCGCGGTACGGAGTGCATATGGTTGCCTATGTCGAAGACCCAACCGCTCCTTATGGCATGAAACTCTGGGTGCCAAAGCGAGCATCCAACAAGTCGACCTTCCCCGGCATGCTGGACAACACCGTGGCTGGTGGCCTCATGACGGGCGAAGACCCCTTTGAATGCATCATCCGAGAGGCTGACGAAGAGGCTAGTCTCCCCGATCCTCTGGTCCGCGGCACTGCAGAGTGGGTTGGGAACGTCACCTACATCTACATCACTGAGGCAAAGTACGTTGGTGAGGACGGCTACATTTATCCCGAGTGCCAGTGGGTCTATAATCTCAAGCTACCTGTTGACGTCGTGCCTCGTCCCAAAGATGGCGAAGTTGAAGAGTTTCTGTTGTGTGACGTGGACGAGGTGAAGAGGGATCTGGCGGCCGGGAAATTCAAGCCCAATTGCGCGCTGGTCATGATCGACTTCTTCATTCGCCATGGCATTCTGACCGAGGCCAATGAACCTGATCTGaccgccatcaaggccaggATGCACCGAGACCTTCCTTTCCCCGGGCCGCATCAGCCAGATTGGCCCGGCCACAATAGCAAACAGTCAGTTAAAGCAGCGTAG
- a CDS encoding GDA1/CD39 (nucleoside phosphatase) family domain-containing protein, with translation MGQYGVILDAGSSGTRVYIYKWKDPNKALKQASASDAHVLPKLKLHKSKKIHPGVSTFAEDVSSVGPDHLKALIDTALDEIPASQVAQTPIFLLATAGVRFLPKHQQTALLQGICTYLQANTQFLLPDCASHIQVISGETEGLYGWIAANYLLGGFDKPDEHAHGKGHNTYGFLDMGGASAQIAFAPNTTETEKHANDLKLVRLRRLDGSPMEYKVFTATWLGFGANKARERFVEGLQEQYGKAKGDIPDPCLPKGLRTSIKGEPLGSKQSSDVALVGTGMFEECLRKTYPLLGKDVPCKDDPCLLNGQHVPAIDFDVNHFIGVSEYWHTTHGVFGQESKVYDLIAYEQEVNAFCSQDWSVIEHGLDKRKKTMEEKAENAREACFKASWLINVLYEGIGIPRISLGDIPGTKVNNTKGAVEKTKGVEVSWTLGKMVLYAAGQIPPQGSALPVGFGSNTGLEIPTDFELAGSKPLFPGSHSYDDDDDDDVLSNRSSPVSGLLVLMLVLLFIGYLLRKTEWGPRVLGKFRRFRKARSSSFVRNLFGRNTTSYDRLLEEGGALEFELGGTESDETDGSDGGETSRSARSHRLSGTKSSFERFDGMRPPSVMDRHGLVVRTESCERLAPTLQMLNAGRRSRAPSPTRLKNSIVIPQES, from the exons ATGG GTCAATACGGTGTAATTCTCGATGCTGGCTCTTCCGGCACCCGCGTGTACATCTACAAATGGAAGGATCCTAACAAGGCCCTCAAGCAAGCGTCTGCCTCCGATGCCCACGTACTACCAAAGCTGAAGCTCcacaagagcaagaaaatCCATCCGGGAGTTTCTACTTTTGCTGAAGATGTCTCCTCTGTCGGGCCCGATCACTTGAAAGCGCTAATCGACACCGCGCTTGATGAGATACCAGCGTCTCAGGTCGCCCAGACAcccatcttcctcttggcAACTGCTGGCGTTCGATTCCTGCCCAAGCACCAGCAAACGGCGTTGCTACAAGGCATCTGCACATATCTACAGGCCAACACACAGTTTCTGCTCCCCGACTGTGCAAGCCATATTCAGGTCATCTCAGGCGAGACCGAGGGCTTGTACGGTTGGATTGCTGCCAATTATCTACTTGGTGGCTTCGATAAACCCGATGAACATGCGCATGGAAAAGGTCATAATACCTATGGCTTCTTAGACATGGGTGGTGCGTCGGCACAGATTGCCTTTGCACCAAACACAACCGAGACGGAAAAGCACGCGAACGACCTTAAGCTGGTCCGACTGCGACGCCTAGATGGCTCTCCTATGGAGTACAAGGTCTTTACGGCTACGTGGCTCGGTTTTGGGGCTAACAAGGCGCGAGAACGATTCGTCGAAGGCTTACAAGAGCAGTACGGCAAAGCGAAAGGCGACATTCCGGACCCTTGCCTGCCGAAAGGCTTGCGAACTTCCATCAAGGGCGAGCCTCTCGGTAGCAAGCAGTCATCCGATGTTGCGCTCGTTGGAACCGGCATGTTTGAAGAATGCCTCCGTAAGACGTACCCCTTATTGGGTAAAGATGTACCATGCAAGGACGATCCGTGCTTACTCAACGGTCAGCATGTGCCCGCCATTGACTTTGATGTGAACCACTTTATTGGCGTTTCGGAGTACTGGCACACAACACATGGCGTCTTTGGTCAAGAGAGCAAAGTCTACGACTTGATCGCATATGAACAGGAGGTCAATGCATTCTGCAGCCAGGACTGGTCAGTAATTGAACATGGACTTgacaagagaaagaagacgatggaggaaaaggcagagaacGCCAGGGAGGCCTGTTTCAAAGCATCATGGTTAATCAACGTGCTATATGAGGGCATTGGCATCCCGCGAATCAGTCTAGGGGATATTCCCGGCACAAAAgtcaacaacaccaagggAGCTGTGGAAAAGACGAAAG GCGTTGAGGTCAGCTGGACTCTGGGCAAAATGGTTCTCTATGCTGCCGGACAGATCCCCCCACAAGGCTCAGCACTTCCCGTTGGATTCGGAAGCAATACAGGGCTGGAGATTCCCACTGATTTTGAACTTGCTGGATCCAAACCCTTGTTTCCAGGCTCTCATAGctatgacgacgatgacgatgacgatgtcctTTCAAATAGGTCCTCACCTGTCTCTGGTCTattggtgctgatgctggttctcctcttcattggCTACCTCCTAAGAAAAACCGAATGGGGCCCCAGAGTGCTGGGCAAGTTCCGCCGTTTCCGGAAAGCTAGAAGCTCGTCTTTTGTGAGGAACCTTTTCGGTAGAAACACAACAAGCTATGATCGGTTATTAGAGGAAGGCGGTGCGCTTGAGTTTGAGCTTGGAGGCACAGAATCCGATGAAACTGATGGCTCAGACGGCGGAGAGACGTCAAGATCTGCTAGAAGCCACCGATTGTCGGGAACCAAGTCAAGCTTTGAGCGGTTCGACGGGATGCGTCCACCGTCAGTTATGGACAGACATGGGCTTGTTGTACGAACAGAGAGCTGCGAACGACTTGCTCCAACACTACAAATGCTGAACGCTGGCCGTCGCAGCAGAGCCCCAAGTCCGACACGGTTGAAGAATTCCATTGTGATACCGCAGGAAAGCTAG
- a CDS encoding RNA polymerase rpb8 domain-containing protein has translation MSGAGSGDATLFEESFTVTEYDQSKYDRVARISCTSSDSQTVMTLDINIELFPCSVSDTLHVVLTTTLSPDGSKEDDKGWRDVGKAGDAPATLADLYDYVCYGKIYKFEETFDGNTINAYVSFGGLLMALQGPVKKLTPLRVDNVYLLVKR, from the exons ATGTCCGGAGCAGGAAGTGGCGATGCTACGCTTTTCGAAGAAAGCTTCACCGTGACGGAGTATGACCAGTCCAAATACGACAGAGTCGCCCGCATATCATGCACGTCTAGCGACTCCCAGACCGTCATGACCCTGGACATCAACATTGAGCTGTTCCCGTGCTCCGTGTCCGATACGCTACATGTTGTCCTGACTACCACGCTATCACCAGACGGCAGCAAGGAGGACGATAAGGGCTGGCGAGATGTCGgcaaggctggcgatgctCCGGCAACTCTTGCTGACCTCTACGACTATGTGTGCTACGGAAAGATTTACAAATTCGAGGAGACATTCGATGGCAACACCAT TAACGCTTACGTCTCTTTCGGCGGATTGCTCATGGCTCTGCAGGGCCCGGTCAAGAAACTAACACCACTGCGAGTTGACAACGTTTATTTGCTAGTTAAGCGGTAA
- a CDS encoding short chain dehydrogenase domain-containing protein, with amino-acid sequence MASSAAAKRLEGKTVLITGASSGIGRSTALEFARTNPNGNLRLIVTARRAESLEELAAEIHKETNNGVKVLPVKLDVSKADEIRGFVNGLPEEWRDIHVLVNNAGLVKGVAKAPEIDEEDMNIVFTTNVTGLINMTQAILPIFQKRPNGGQGDIINIGSIAGREPYPGGGIYCASKAAVRSFTDSLRKELIATRIRVIEIDPGQVETEFSVVRFYGDKSKADAVYAGCDPLTPEDIAEVIVFAATRKENVVVAESLLYPNHQASALIMHRRPT; translated from the exons ATGGCttcatctgcagcagctaAGCGTCTGGAGGGCAAGACCGTCCTCATTACTGGAGCGTCTTCTGGAATCGGACGGTCGACGGCTCTCGAGTTTGCGCGGACCAACCCCAATGGCAACTTGCGACTCATTGTGACGGCTCGCCGTGCGGAGTCGCTGGAGGAACTTGCTGCTGAGATTCACAAGGAGACCAACAATGGAGTCAAGGTGTTGCCTGTGAAGCTTGATGTGAGCAAGGCGGATGAGATCCGGGGCTTTGTGAACGGTTTGCCGGAGGAGTGGAGGGATATCCACGTCCTCGTCAACAATGC CGGACTCGTTAAGGGTGTGGCCAAAGCACCTgaaattgatgaagaggacatGAACATTGTCTTCACGACAAACGTCACTGGTCTCATCAACATGACACAGGCCATTTTGCCAATTTTCCAGAAACGACCTAATGGCGGCCAGGGAGATATTATCAACATTGGTTCCATTGCCg GCCGTGAGCCATACCCCGGAGGCGGAATCTACTGTGCCAGCAAAGCCGCTGTCCGAAGCTTCACGGATAGCTTGAGAAAGGAGCTTATCGCCACTCGAATCAGGGTCATCGAGATTGACCCTGGCCAGGTTGAAACG GAATTTTCCGTTGTTCGTTTCTACGGTGACAAGTCCAAAGCTGATGCTGTCTATGC TGGCTGCGACCCCCTCACTCCTGAGGATATCGCTGAGGTCATTGTCTTTGCCGCCACCAGAAAGGAGAATGTCGTCGTTGCCGAGTCTCTGCTCTACCCCAACCACCAG GCATCTGCTCTTATCATGCATCGCCGACCAACTTAG
- a CDS encoding thiF family domain-containing protein: MTEELEQTTLIPQGPSDKEKKYDRQLRLWAASGQAALESANLLLINSGAGTVGIETLKNLVLPGIGKFTIADGAVVQDVDLGVNFFLDESCLGKSRAQCCTELLLELNPEVDGVWNSAVTDATSLQELLNAPETFTMIMYSHPLQPGMLEAIEAYGRQHRTPLIAIHSVGFYSYFRITLPGTFPTVDTHPDQTATTDLRLLSPWPELSEFANEMTKDIDNLDHHDHGHIPMVVILLYYLDIWKKEHGGAYPTSYGEKTEFRQLISKATRRDNPEGGEENFDEAFAAVMQHVTLPPVPSSLKQVFDYEHKDEQDSKSSFWIIAEALKQFYAENQRLPVAGGLPDMKAQSSVYIKLQNIYKDKARQDVNDVLSRVRKISGGENIDLEEVELFCKNARFVKLINNTGEAPPSMEQIIERELSNDEIAAIAGPEMPTSLIPIYLALSVPSHSSVASADEIVTAVCQKAPALEGNERLTQVAQELARAAGGELHNISAVTGGMVAQEVIKIITNQYVPIDNTCVFDGIESRCQVLRL, encoded by the exons ATGACAGAGGAACTGGAACAAACGACTCTCATACCTCAGGGTCCTTcagacaaggaaaagaagtaTGATCGCCAGCTCAGGCTGTGGGCTGCTTCAGGCCAGGCCGCGCTGGAATCGGCCAATCTCTTGCTTATTAACTCGGGAGCCGGCACAGTTGGTATTGAAACGCTGAAGAACCTTGTCTTACCCG GCATTGGCAAATTCACTATTGCCGATGGTGCCGTTGTCCAGGATGTGGACTTGGGCGTCAACTTCTTCCTAGACGAATCATGTCTCGGTAAATCAAGAGCTCAGTGCTGTACGGagctgctccttgagcttAATCCAGAGGTGGATGGAGTTTGGAATTCTGCCGTGACG GATGCCACCAGTCTTCAAGAGCTACTTAACGCACCAGAGACTTTCACCATGATCATGTATAGCCATCCTTTACAACCTGGAATgcttgaagccatcgaggCATACGGCCGTCAGCATCGGACGCCGCTTATAGCTATCCACTCAGTAGGCTTCTACTCCTACTTCCGGATCACATTACCAGGAACATTTCCCACTGTGGATACTCACCCCGACCAGACTGCAACGACAGACCTGAGACTGTTATCCCCTTGGCCAGAACTATCCGAGTTTGCCAACGAAATGACCAAAGACATCGACAATCTTGACCACCACGACCATGGTCATATTCCCATGGTTGTAATTTTGCTTTACTATCTTGAcatctggaagaaggaaCACGGCGGTGCTTACCCAACATCTTACGGCGAAAAGACAGAATTTCGCCAACTCATATCCAAGGCCACAAGACGAGACAATCCTGAGGGAGGTGAAGAGAACTTTGACGAAGCTTTCGCAGCTGTAATGCAGCATGTGACGCTGCCACCAGTCCCTTCATCGCTTAAACAGGTCTTTGATTACGAGCATAAGGATGAACAAGACTCCAAGTCTAGCTTCTGGATCATTGCCGAAGCTTTAAAGCAGTTTTATGCTGAGAACCAACGCCTACCCGTGGCGGGTGGCTTGCCTGATATGAAGGCGCAGTCCAGCGTCTACATAAAGTTGCAGAACATCTACAAGGACAAAGCCAGACAAGATGTAAACGACGTCTTGTCCAGGGTCCGCAAAATATCGGGAGGTGAAAACATCGACTTGGAGGAAGTAGAGCTTTTTTGTAAAAATGCTCGCTTCGTTAAACTCATCAATAACACAGGGGAAGCGCCGCCAAGCATGGAGCAAATCATAG AGCGAGAGCTAAGCAATGACGAAatcgctgccattgccggaCCGGAAATGCCGACATCGCTGATCCCCATCTACCTTGCCTTGAGCGTGCCATCGCATTCTTCGGTAGCATCTGCTGATGAGATTGTAACTGCAGTCTGCCAAAAGGCGCCGGCTCTTGAGGGCAATGAGCGCTTGACTCAGGTGGCTCAAGAATTAGCACGAGCAGCTGGCGGAGAGCTGCACAACATCTCTGCCGTAACTGGGGGAATGGTGGCTCAGGAGGTGATTAAAATTATTACAAATCAATATGTTCCCATTGACAATACCTGTGTGTTTGATGGGATTGAAAGCCGATGCCAAGTCTTGCGGTTATGA
- a CDS encoding PAXNEB protein domain-containing protein has protein sequence MSFRKRNTVIGVTGAAPQSQQTKLLVPGTRPSPHDGRLTTSTGTSSLDQLLAGHAGLPVGTCLLVEETGTTDFGGILLRYFAAEGLVQGHSVHVLGFGDHWRRELPGLASEGRSKEASSSNSSDSKMKIAWRYEALSSRAAPSRDSAEGMAPFCHTFDLSGRLDESVAQGQFYTTRGGGLDSGQSLFRRFISEVTTKIKSSPPTAIHRIVVPSLLSPTLYPPSACRPQEVLQFLHQIRALLRQFPSRIVVMMTLPISLYPRSTGLVRRAELICDGVVELISLQQQPQHHIDQNSANDTKAQGLFRIHSLPIFHEKGGGLEGSWVKEDMSFKLSASSGLVIAPYSLPPLEDDGPSNAPSNDNKPKLDF, from the exons ATGTCGTTTCGGAAGAGGAATACAGTAATCGGTGTTACTGGGGCCGCACCACAGTCACAGCAAACCAAACTACTAGTTCCAGGCACTCGACCTTCTCCTCACGATGGAAGACTCACCACCTCTACTGGAACTTCATCTTTGGATCAGCTGCTCGCAGGCCATGCTGGACTACCCGTGGGAACATGTCTTCTCGTCGAGGAGACTGGGACAACCGATTTTGGCGGAATTTTGCTTCGCTACTTTGCCGCTGAAGGACTAGTTCAAGGCCATTCTGTACATGTGTTGGGATTTGGAGATCACTGGCGACGTGAGCTTCCAGGGCTGGCGAGCGAGGGCCGATCGAAAGAGGCTAGTAGCTCTAATTCTTCAgacagcaagatgaagattgcTTGGCGATATGAGGCTCTAAGTAGTAGAGCTGCTCCATCACGTG ACTCGGCAGAAGGGATGGCCCCTTTCTGTCATACGTTTGATCTATCAGGGCGCCTGGACGAAAGTGTCGCTCAGGGGCAGTTTTATACCACACGCGGAGGCGGCTTGGATTCTGGCCAGTCACTGTTCCGGCGTTTCATCAGCGAGGTCACCACTAAGATCAAGAGTTCGCCTCCTACCGCCATTCACAGAATTGTCGTTCCCAGCCTACTCTCGCCAACTCTATATCCACCTTCAGCTTGTCGTCCGCAAGAGGTGCTGCAGTTCTTGCACCAAATACGAGCCTTGCTGCGGCAGTTCCCCTCAAGGATTGTTGTCATGATGACGCTTCCCATCTCACTATATCCCCGTTCGACAGGACTCGTTCGGCGAGCAGAGCTAATCTGCGACGGCGTGGTGGAGTTGATAtcgctccagcagcagcctcaacaCCATATTGATCAAAATTCTGCAAATGATACCAAGGCACAGGGACTTTTCAGGATTCACTCGCTTCCCATCTTCCATGAAAAGGGGGGTGGATTGGAAGGAAGCTGGGTGAAGGAGGACATGTCTTTCAAGCTCAGTGCTTCCAGTGGGCTTGTTATCGCGCCGTATAGCTTACCACccttggaagatgatggaccTTCAAATGCGCCATCAAATGATAATAAGCCAAAACTTGATTTCTAA
- a CDS encoding zinc finger, c3HC4 type (RING finger) domain-containing protein: MAKPLEGESLRMDALDIEAEFRRIDTNQDEETLDGDLYKYWLKGGWWGSNDMSGTYQPREEEDDWDNTSVITMTTNGGETEDEDEDSWTSDVGSGQRTPTQRSPRPEREGTPFLDSPLAMGDLARLLHPTSLEERQEAERLAAHLQSDRILTRSGFRRIEQLQRTRILTVQSPKAKQTSKLGPQGRLTKLSPDEEEHLLEQLIWTKRQASPAKDDQQDSGTPAEGESPPCVVCQCSPRTVIVWPCRCLSLCDDCRVSLAMNNFDKCVCCRRDVMSFSRIYVP, encoded by the coding sequence ATGGCGAAACCTCTGGAGGGCGAGTCTCTCAGGATGGATGCTCTGGATATCGAGGCCGAATTCAGACGAATCGATACAAACCAAGACGAAGAGACGCTCGATGGGGATCTCTACAAGTACTGGCTCAAAGGTGGATGGTGGGGTTCTAACGACATGAGTGGAACATATCAGCCTcgtgaggaagaggatgattgGGATAATACGAGCGTTATTACGATGACCACAAATGGAGGCGAaacagaagatgaggacgaagacaGTTGGACATCAGACGTGGGGAGCGGACAGAGAACACCTACCCAGCGCTCACCACGGCCCGAACGTGAAGGCACTCCATTCCTTGATAGTCCACTGGCGATGGGCGACCTTGCTCGTCTCCTACACCCTACCAGTCTCGAAGAGCGACAGGAGGCGGAGAGACTCGCGGCACACCTCCAGAGCGATCGCATCTTGACAAGATCTGGCTTCAGACGGATAGAGCAGCTTCAGCGGACGAGAATTCTGACGGTGCAGAGCCCAAAGGCAAAGCAGACAAGCAAGCTTGGTCCCCAAGGTCGCCTTACAAAGCTCAGcccagacgaagaagagcatcTTCTGGAGCAGCTGATCTGGACAAAACGGCAAGCTTCCCCTGCCAAAGATGATCAACAAGACTCCGGTACACCGGCCGAGGGCGAGAGCCCTCCTTGCGTAGTATGCCAATGCTCACCACGCACTGTCATCGTATGGCCTTGTCGTTGTCTTAGCTTGTGCGACGACTGTCGCGTGTCTCTAGCTATGAATAACTTTGACAAGTGCGTGTGCTGTCGTCGGGATGTCATGAGCTTCAGCAGGATCTATGTCCCTTAG